From a region of the Oncorhynchus tshawytscha isolate Ot180627B linkage group LG14, Otsh_v2.0, whole genome shotgun sequence genome:
- the LOC112267697 gene encoding LOW QUALITY PROTEIN: probable ribonuclease ZC3H12C (The sequence of the model RefSeq protein was modified relative to this genomic sequence to represent the inferred CDS: deleted 1 base in 1 codon) produces SWATQRGWCWPSWDRTHSSKTYWESWSNWAVKAETNQQLTGSTASQPAPSSSCSSSSSTCGYVEAQQGRSDSPYQTDLLLGDKDNLRPVVLDGSNVAMSHGNKEVFSCYGIQLAVDWFLERGHRDITVFVPSWKKEQSRPDALITDQDILRRLEKDKILVFTPSCLVHRFIVKLAYKSDGIIVSNDNYRDLACEKPEWKKLIDERLLMYSFVNDKFMPPDDPLGRHGPSLENFLRRRPIMPEHKKQPCPYGKRCTYGHKCKYYHPERSAQCQDLCHLH; encoded by the exons AGCTGGGCTACGCAGAGGGGCTGGTGCTGGCCAAGCTGGGACCGTACACACTCATCAAAAACATACTGGGAGAGCTGGTCAAACTGGGCTGTAAAGGCAGAGACAAACCAACAGCTGACTGGGTCCACAGCTTCACAGCCCGCCCCCTCatcctcctgctcttcctcctcttctacctGTGGGTATGTGGAGGCGCAGCAGGGGAGGTCAGACTCCCCCTATCAGACAGACCTCCTCCTTGGGGACAAGGACAACCTGCGGCCCGTCGTCCTGGACGGTAGCAACGTGGCAATGAG CCACGGCAATAAGGAGGTGTTCTCTTGCTACGGCATCCAGCTGGCTGTTGATTGGTTCCTGGAGCGAGGTCACCGTGACATCACTGTGTTTGTGCCGTCCTGGAAGAAAGAGCAGTCCCGCCCTGATGCCCTCatcacag acCAGGATATCTTGCGTCGTCTGGAGAAGGACAAGATCTTGGTGTTCACTCCGTCTTGTCTGGTCCACCGTTTCATCGTCAAGCTGGCCTACAAGTCCGACGGCATCATCGTCTCCAACGACAACTACCGTGACCTGGCCTGTGAGAAGCCAGAGTGGAAGAAGTTAATTGACGAGCGGCTGCTCATGTACTCA TTTGTCAACGACAA gtTCATGCCTCCTGATGACCCTCTAGGTCGTCATGGTCCCAGTCTGGAGAACTTCCTGAGGAGACGTCCCATCATGCCAGAGCACAAGAAGCAGCCCTGTCCTTACG GCAAGAGGTGCACTTACGGCCACAAGTGTAAGTACTACCACCCGGAGAGGAGTGCCCAGTGCCAAGACCTCTGCCACCTCCACTAG
- the LOC112266424 gene encoding radixin isoform X3, with translation MQSWSLPSSPTPLANSSLTRVLEQHKLTKEQWEDRIQTWHEEHRGMLREDTMMEYLKIAQDLEMYGVNYFEIKNKKGTELWLGVDALGLNIYEHEDKLTPKIGFPWSEIRNISFNDKKFVIKPIDKKAPDFVFYAPRLRINKRILALCMGNHELYMRRRKPDTIEVQQMKAQAREEKHHKQQERAQLENEKKKREHAEKEKERIEREKDELMKRLRLIEDQTMRAQKELEEQTRRALELEQERKRAREEAERLERERQAAEEAKAELARQAADQMKNQEQLAAELGEFTAKIALLEEAKRKKDEEATEWQQKAISAQDDLEKTKEELKTVMTISSTPAGGSTESEHEEQDENHAEDAAELSLEGVSALDLRSEEERVTEAQKNERLKKQLQVLSSELAEAIDDTMKTQNDMLHAENVKAGRDKYKTLRQIRLGNTKQRIDEFESM, from the exons AGTCCTGGAGCAGCACAAGCTCACCAAGGAGCAGTGGGAGGACCGGATACAGACCTGGCATGAGGAACACCGAGGCATGCTCAG AGAGGACACAATGATGGAGTACCTGAAGATAGCTCAGGACCTGGAGATGTACGGAGTCAACTACTTTGAGATCAAGAACAAGAAGGGGACAGAGCTGTGGCTGGGAGTGGACGCCCTGGGACTCAACATCTACGAACACGAAGACAA ACTGACACCAAAGATTGGCTTCCCTTGGAGCGAGATCCGAAACATCTCCTTCAACGACAAGAAGTTTGTCATCAAACCCATCGACAAGAAAGCTCCA GACTTTGTGTTCTACGCGCCGCGGTTGCGGATCAACAAGCGGATCCTGGCTCTGTGTATGGGGAACCACGAGCTgtacatgaggaggaggaagccTGACACCATCGAGGTGCAGCAGATGAAGGCCCAGGCCAGAGAGGAGAAACACCACAAACAGCAGGAGAG AGCCCAGCTGGAGAACGAGAAGAAGAAACGAGAGCacgcagagaaagagaaggagagaatagagCGAGAGAAGGACGAGCTAATGAAGAGACTGAGGCTGATCGAGGACCAGACGATGAGGGCCCAGAAAG AGTTGGAGGAGCAGACACGCAGGGCCCTGGAGCTGgagcaggagaggaagagagccAGGGAGGAGgcggagaggctggagagggagagacaggcagcgGAGGAGGCCAAGGCGGAGCTGGCCAGGCAGGCCGCTGACCAGATGAAGAACCAGGAACAACTGGCCGCTGAGCTGGGCGAGTTCACTGCCAAAATAGCCCTGTTGGAGGAAGCCAAGAGAAAAAAGGATGAGGAGGCCACTGAATGGCAGCAGAAG gCCATCTCAGCCCAGGACGACCTGGAGAAGACCAAGGAGGAGCTGAAGACGGTGATGACGATCTCGTCGACGCCAGCGGGCGGCTCCACTGAGAGCGAGCACGAGGAGCAGGACGAGAACCACGCAGAGGACGCCGCCGAGCTCTCCCTGGAGGGCGTGAGCGCCCTGGACCTGCGCAGCGAGGAGGAGCGCGTCACTGAGGCCCAGAAGAACGAGCGCCTCAAGAAACAGCTGCAG gtGTTGAGCTCGGAGCTGGCTGAAGCCATAGACGATACCATGAAGACCCAGAATGACATGCTTCACGCGGAGAACGTGAAGGCCGGGAGAGACAAGTACAAGACCCTACGTCAGATCCGCCTGGGCAACACCAAGCAGCGCATCGACGAGTTTGAGTCCATGTGA